In Synechococcus sp. CB0101, a genomic segment contains:
- a CDS encoding ABC transporter ATP-binding protein/permease has translation MLRSIQNLGRLIAPFFTGSANKRSIAIIAIYLILAFLIALGLAMAGILAVQALISWLVPQSIATSAFAEISSFTQWLRQSHMDALTASLAGAAAVALAAASRSLQRPQKTAWLYVIGSFTLLLLLNAMLVDFSYLANHLTNAFTSRNESQAKNILIGLALILGGLVPVFYSSTLVSRNLANFWRSVSSQQYINNYLRNNSFFRISSASNTADRQIDNPDQRITQDTDEFTQEATYLFFELVRSFISTASFSLVLWSINPVAFGIVIVYALTGTAIGAGIGRKLFKLNYKQLELNADFRYAVIQVRDNAESIAFYRGESAERTRMTAALDSAINNKYKLIKNVSAFGAYQATYANLQIFVPYILLWTTYFNGDVEFGAISQTAIAFSSVMGTFSFLVDNFTSLATLSSNAVRLEELSEALIPTAQIQGPGSQSSDAVIDVKKACLHVPHTDRLLIKDLTLNVSPHDRILLVGSSGTGKTSLLRMLSGLWHPSAGSSHSKGLDDGVIFVPQKPYLFRCSLKELLFYPHTPRAISTEQIAATLKAANLPNLLQQHPDPDEVVEWQKVLSVGEQQRIAFARVMLSQASFALLDEATSALDTANERAAYQQLQQSGMGYISVGHRPSLLEHHSKVLELQAGGHWRLIEADQYAFAS, from the coding sequence GCTGATCGCGCCCTTCTTCACAGGCTCAGCAAACAAACGCTCGATCGCCATCATCGCCATTTATCTGATCCTTGCCTTCCTGATAGCTCTCGGGCTCGCCATGGCTGGGATTTTGGCAGTTCAGGCACTCATCAGCTGGCTCGTTCCTCAGAGCATCGCCACCAGCGCCTTCGCTGAAATCAGCAGCTTCACGCAGTGGCTGCGGCAAAGCCATATGGATGCACTCACCGCTTCGCTGGCCGGGGCTGCTGCTGTAGCGCTAGCAGCTGCAAGCCGCTCACTACAACGCCCCCAGAAAACGGCCTGGCTCTATGTAATTGGCAGTTTCACTCTGCTACTGCTATTGAATGCAATGCTTGTTGACTTCTCCTATCTTGCCAATCACCTAACCAATGCCTTTACCTCTCGCAATGAAAGCCAGGCCAAAAACATCCTAATCGGACTAGCCCTCATCCTTGGCGGGCTAGTCCCTGTTTTCTATAGCAGCACACTCGTCTCTCGCAATCTAGCAAACTTCTGGCGATCAGTCTCCAGCCAACAATACATTAACAACTACCTTCGCAACAACAGTTTCTTCCGCATCAGCTCGGCAAGCAATACAGCCGATAGGCAAATCGACAACCCAGACCAACGCATCACCCAAGACACCGACGAGTTCACCCAAGAAGCCACTTATCTCTTTTTCGAATTAGTTCGCAGTTTCATCTCAACCGCAAGTTTTTCACTGGTTTTATGGTCAATCAACCCTGTAGCCTTTGGAATCGTGATCGTGTATGCATTAACAGGAACAGCTATTGGAGCGGGCATCGGCAGGAAGCTTTTCAAGCTCAATTACAAACAGCTAGAACTCAATGCAGACTTTCGCTACGCAGTCATTCAGGTACGCGACAATGCTGAATCCATCGCCTTCTACCGCGGCGAAAGCGCTGAACGCACCCGGATGACAGCTGCCCTCGACAGCGCTATTAACAATAAGTATAAACTCATCAAGAACGTCTCCGCTTTTGGCGCTTATCAAGCCACCTACGCCAATCTTCAGATTTTTGTACCCTACATCCTACTCTGGACGACTTACTTCAACGGAGATGTGGAATTTGGAGCGATCAGCCAAACAGCCATAGCCTTCTCATCTGTGATGGGGACCTTTAGCTTCCTGGTTGATAATTTCACCTCCCTAGCAACTCTATCGTCTAACGCTGTTCGACTAGAGGAGCTCTCTGAGGCACTCATCCCGACCGCGCAAATTCAAGGTCCAGGCTCCCAGAGTTCGGACGCCGTAATCGACGTAAAGAAAGCCTGTCTTCATGTTCCGCACACTGATCGGCTCCTGATCAAAGACCTCACCCTCAACGTGAGCCCTCACGATCGCATTTTGCTCGTGGGCTCCTCAGGCACCGGCAAAACCTCACTCCTCCGCATGCTCAGCGGGCTTTGGCATCCATCCGCCGGCTCAAGCCACAGCAAAGGCCTGGATGACGGTGTAATCTTCGTTCCACAAAAGCCCTATCTATTTCGCTGCAGCCTTAAGGAACTGCTCTTCTACCCCCACACCCCACGGGCCATCAGCACCGAGCAGATTGCAGCCACACTCAAGGCTGCGAACCTACCCAACCTGCTCCAGCAACATCCCGATCCCGATGAGGTTGTGGAATGGCAAAAAGTGCTCTCCGTTGGCGAGCAACAGCGCATTGCCTTTGCACGGGTAATGCTGAGCCAAGCGAGCTTCGCACTCCTCGATGAGGCCACCAGCGCCCTCGACACCGCCAATGAGCGAGCCGCCTACCAGCAGCTGCAGCAATCAGGCATGGGATACATCAGCGTTGGCCACCGGCCGTCCCTGCTCGAGCATCACAGCAAAGTGCTCGAGCTTCAAGCCGGTGGACACTGGCGACTGATCGAGGCTGATCAGTATGCCTTCGCCAGTTGA
- a CDS encoding response regulator transcription factor, with protein sequence MENQVDSSAAGSTPNGAETTLKRVLVVDPHPTLRTVLAQRLRQDGYLAAAVASAAEAVALCDDLTPDLLVAAELLEETTALKLAAQLRCPVMVLTARSGSEPVVALLDAGADEVLRKPFGLEELAARSRSLLRRSRSGLQERVCVGPLEVHLLLRQVTLRDQPVELSPREFALLCALLMPPGVVRNRSELLRMAWPPFSGGPRSVDTQVLTLRRKLEQAGLGEGGGIETVRQQGYRFSLDTIPAETAGAESSRTMTPIAP encoded by the coding sequence GTGTGTTGGTGGTTGATCCCCACCCCACGTTGCGCACCGTCTTGGCCCAACGCCTCCGCCAGGACGGCTATCTAGCCGCCGCTGTGGCCAGCGCCGCCGAGGCCGTGGCCCTGTGCGACGACCTCACCCCGGATCTGTTGGTGGCCGCGGAGCTGCTGGAGGAAACCACCGCCCTGAAGCTGGCGGCGCAGTTGCGCTGCCCGGTGATGGTGCTCACGGCGCGCTCGGGCTCGGAGCCTGTGGTGGCGTTGCTCGACGCCGGCGCCGATGAGGTGTTGCGCAAGCCCTTCGGCCTGGAGGAATTGGCAGCCCGCAGCCGTTCGTTGCTGCGCCGCAGCCGCAGCGGCCTGCAGGAGCGGGTGTGTGTGGGTCCGCTGGAGGTGCATTTGCTGCTGCGCCAGGTGACGCTGCGCGATCAGCCGGTGGAGCTGAGCCCCAGGGAATTTGCTCTCCTGTGTGCGTTGTTGATGCCGCCAGGGGTGGTGCGCAACCGCAGCGAGCTGTTGCGCATGGCCTGGCCGCCGTTCAGCGGCGGGCCCCGCTCGGTGGATACCCAGGTGCTCACGTTGCGGCGCAAGCTCGAACAGGCGGGCCTCGGCGAAGGCGGCGGAATTGAAACGGTGCGGCAGCAGGGCTATCGCTTCAGCCTCGACACGATTCCGGCGGAAACCGCTGGTGCCGAATCATCCCGCACGATGACGCCCATTGCGCCTTAG